The Stygiolobus azoricus genome window below encodes:
- a CDS encoding MFS transporter produces the protein MITLGTYILGTVVSGISWNFTSIAIFRTLTGLGIGGECSAISSAIDELIPARVRVAVDLAVNGN, from the coding sequence ATGATAACGTTAGGCACTTACATATTAGGCACAGTAGTAAGCGGGATATCGTGGAATTTTACAAGCATAGCAATATTTAGGACATTGACCGGACTAGGTATTGGCGGGGAATGCAGTGCGATAAGCTCAGCCATTGACGAGTTAATCCCCGCTAGGGTTAGGGTCGCGGTTGACTTAGCCGTTAACGGTAATTAA
- a CDS encoding TIGR00304 family membrane protein — protein MKAFIIGMTLIVIGVLLIAASAIIPANVSSSSVSSTSAGFAGVIFLGPFPIVIGGGNPSMMPTLLAFALGFTIIALLFYLVPLILNKKTEQ, from the coding sequence ATGAAAGCTTTTATCATCGGAATGACTTTAATAGTTATTGGAGTTCTACTGATAGCGGCTAGTGCGATAATACCGGCTAACGTTTCCTCATCTAGTGTTTCTTCAACCAGTGCAGGTTTTGCAGGAGTAATATTCCTTGGACCTTTTCCCATAGTGATAGGAGGAGGAAACCCATCAATGATGCCTACACTATTAGCCTTCGCTTTAGGTTTTACAATAATAGCTTTACTATTCTATCTAGTCCCGCTAATTCTTAACAAGAAGACTGAGCAATGA